The Vulpes vulpes isolate BD-2025 chromosome 10, VulVul3, whole genome shotgun sequence genome has a window encoding:
- the LOC112914960 gene encoding cytochrome P450 4A11-like isoform X3: MSVSLLSLTRPLDTVSGLLQLAFLLGLALLLLKAAQLYQCRQWLLKAVQQFPSPPSHWLFGHKRELQKEDELQLLLKWIEDFPCAFSRWIWGTEAEIMIYDPDYMKLILGRSDPKSDGSYRLMAPWIGPFPPTPLTHCGPGYGLLLLNGETWFQHRQMLTPAFHYDILKPYVRLMADSVQVMLDKWEELLTQNSHLEIFEHVSLMTLDTIMKCAFSYQGNHQADRNSQSYIQAIRDLNNLVFARMRNVFYQKDFFYWLTSEGRRNHKACQLAHQHTDRVIKRRKAQLQEEGELEKIRNKRHLDFLDILLLAKVENGRGLSDKDLRAEVDTFMFEGHDTTASGISWILYALATHREHQQRCREEIQSLLGDGASITWEHLDQMPYTTMCIKEALRLYPPVPGVGRELSKPITFPDGRSLPKGFLVLLSFYALHHNPNVWPNPEVSLHRAMLSCPSQEDQGTASGSTLP; encoded by the exons ATGAGTGTCTCTCTACTGAGCCTCACCAGACCCCTGGACACTGTGTCTGGGCTCCTGCAGCTGGCCTTCCTGCTaggcctggctctgctgctgctcAAGGCAGCACAGCTCTACCAGTGCAGGCAGTGGCTGCTCAAAGCTGTCCAGCAGTTCCCgtcccctccttcccactggCTCTTCGGTCACAAGCGGGAG TTGCAAAAAGAAGACGAGCTGCAGCTGCTACTGAAATGGATAGAGGACTTCCCATGTGCATTTTCTCGCTGGATAtggggcacagaggcagagatcatGATCTATGATCCTGACTACATGAAACTGATCCTGGGGCGATCTG ACCCAAAATCTGATGGCTCCTACAGACTCATGGCTCCCTGGATAG gtcccttcccacccacccccctaaCACACTGTGGTCCAGGGTATGGTTTGCTCCTGCTGAATGGAGAGACATGGTTCCAGCACCGGCAGATGCTGACCCCAGCCTTCCACTATGACATCCTGAAGCCCTACGTGAGACTCATGGCTGACTCTGTCCAAGTGATGCTG GACAAGTGGGAGGAACTCCTCACCCAGAACTCACATTTAGAGATCTTTGAACACGTCTCCTTGATGACCTTGGACACCATTATGAAGTGTGCCTTCAGCTACCAGGGCAACCACCAGGCAGACAG GAACTCCCAGTCCTACATTCAGGCCATTCGAGATCTGAACAACCTGGTGTTTGCCCGGATGAGGAATGTTTTCTACCAGAAAGACTTTTTCTACTGGCTGACCTCTGAAGGCCGCAGGAACCACAAGGCCTGCCAGCTTGCCCATCAACACACAG ACCGAGTGATCAAGCGGAGGAAGGCTCAgctacaggaggagggagagctggagaagatcaggaacaagaggCACTTGGACTTCCTGGACATCCTCCTCTTAGCCAAA GTGGAGAATGGGAGGGGCTTGTCTGACAAGGACCTCCGTGCAGAAGTGGACACATTCATGTTTGAGGGGCATGACACCACAGCCAGTGGCATCTCCTGGATCCTCTATGCTCTGGCCACACACCGCGAGCATCAGCAGAGGTGCCGGGAGGAGATCCAGAGCCTTCTGGGGGATGGTGCCTCCATCACCTG GGAGCACCTGGACCAGATGCCCTACACCACCATGTGCATCAAGGAGGCACTGCGACTGTATCCACCAGTTCCAGGTGTTGGCAGAGAGCTCAGCAAGCCCATCACCTTCCCTGATGGACGCTCTTTGCCCAAAG GATTCTTAGTCTTGCTCTCCTTTTATGCCCTTCACCACAATCCGAATGTGTGGCCAAACCCAGAG GTGTCTCTCCACAGAGCCATGCTTTCCTGCCCTTCTCAGGAGGATCAAG GAACTGCATCGGGCAGCACTTTGCCATGA
- the LOC112914960 gene encoding cytochrome P450 4A6-like isoform X1, with amino-acid sequence MSVSLLSLTRPLDTVSGLLQLAFLLGLALLLLKAAQLYQCRQWLLKAVQQFPSPPSHWLFGHKRELQKEDELQLLLKWIEDFPCAFSRWIWGTEAEIMIYDPDYMKLILGRSDPKSDGSYRLMAPWIGPFPPTPLTHCGPGYGLLLLNGETWFQHRQMLTPAFHYDILKPYVRLMADSVQVMLDKWEELLTQNSHLEIFEHVSLMTLDTIMKCAFSYQGNHQADRNSQSYIQAIRDLNNLVFARMRNVFYQKDFFYWLTSEGRRNHKACQLAHQHTDRVIKRRKAQLQEEGELEKIRNKRHLDFLDILLLAKVENGRGLSDKDLRAEVDTFMFEGHDTTASGISWILYALATHREHQQRCREEIQSLLGDGASITWEHLDQMPYTTMCIKEALRLYPPVPGVGRELSKPITFPDGRSLPKGFLVLLSFYALHHNPNVWPNPEVFDPSRFAPGVSPQSHAFLPFSGGSRNCIGQHFAMNELKVAVALTLLRFELAPDPFRIPVPTPKIVLMSKNGIHLHLRKLL; translated from the exons ATGAGTGTCTCTCTACTGAGCCTCACCAGACCCCTGGACACTGTGTCTGGGCTCCTGCAGCTGGCCTTCCTGCTaggcctggctctgctgctgctcAAGGCAGCACAGCTCTACCAGTGCAGGCAGTGGCTGCTCAAAGCTGTCCAGCAGTTCCCgtcccctccttcccactggCTCTTCGGTCACAAGCGGGAG TTGCAAAAAGAAGACGAGCTGCAGCTGCTACTGAAATGGATAGAGGACTTCCCATGTGCATTTTCTCGCTGGATAtggggcacagaggcagagatcatGATCTATGATCCTGACTACATGAAACTGATCCTGGGGCGATCTG ACCCAAAATCTGATGGCTCCTACAGACTCATGGCTCCCTGGATAG gtcccttcccacccacccccctaaCACACTGTGGTCCAGGGTATGGTTTGCTCCTGCTGAATGGAGAGACATGGTTCCAGCACCGGCAGATGCTGACCCCAGCCTTCCACTATGACATCCTGAAGCCCTACGTGAGACTCATGGCTGACTCTGTCCAAGTGATGCTG GACAAGTGGGAGGAACTCCTCACCCAGAACTCACATTTAGAGATCTTTGAACACGTCTCCTTGATGACCTTGGACACCATTATGAAGTGTGCCTTCAGCTACCAGGGCAACCACCAGGCAGACAG GAACTCCCAGTCCTACATTCAGGCCATTCGAGATCTGAACAACCTGGTGTTTGCCCGGATGAGGAATGTTTTCTACCAGAAAGACTTTTTCTACTGGCTGACCTCTGAAGGCCGCAGGAACCACAAGGCCTGCCAGCTTGCCCATCAACACACAG ACCGAGTGATCAAGCGGAGGAAGGCTCAgctacaggaggagggagagctggagaagatcaggaacaagaggCACTTGGACTTCCTGGACATCCTCCTCTTAGCCAAA GTGGAGAATGGGAGGGGCTTGTCTGACAAGGACCTCCGTGCAGAAGTGGACACATTCATGTTTGAGGGGCATGACACCACAGCCAGTGGCATCTCCTGGATCCTCTATGCTCTGGCCACACACCGCGAGCATCAGCAGAGGTGCCGGGAGGAGATCCAGAGCCTTCTGGGGGATGGTGCCTCCATCACCTG GGAGCACCTGGACCAGATGCCCTACACCACCATGTGCATCAAGGAGGCACTGCGACTGTATCCACCAGTTCCAGGTGTTGGCAGAGAGCTCAGCAAGCCCATCACCTTCCCTGATGGACGCTCTTTGCCCAAAG GATTCTTAGTCTTGCTCTCCTTTTATGCCCTTCACCACAATCCGAATGTGTGGCCAAACCCAGAG GTGTTTGACCCTTCCCGGTTTGCACCAGGTGTCTCTCCACAGAGCCATGCTTTCCTGCCCTTCTCAGGAGGATCAAG GAACTGCATCGGGCAGCACTTTGCCATGAACGAGTTGAAGGTGGCGGTGGCCCTGACCCTGCTCCGCTTTGAGCTGGCACCAGATCCCTTCAGAATCCCTGTCCCTACTCCAAAAATTGTGTTGATGTCCAAGAATGGGATCCACCTCCATCTCAGGAAGCTCCTCTAA
- the LOC112914960 gene encoding cytochrome P450 4A11-like isoform X2 → MSVSLLSLTRPLDTVSGLLQLAFLLGLALLLLKAAQLYQCRQWLLKAVQQFPSPPSHWLFGHKRELQKEDELQLLLKWIEDFPCAFSRWIWGTEAEIMIYDPDYMKLILGRSDPKSDGSYRLMAPWIGYGLLLLNGETWFQHRQMLTPAFHYDILKPYVRLMADSVQVMLDKWEELLTQNSHLEIFEHVSLMTLDTIMKCAFSYQGNHQADRNSQSYIQAIRDLNNLVFARMRNVFYQKDFFYWLTSEGRRNHKACQLAHQHTDRVIKRRKAQLQEEGELEKIRNKRHLDFLDILLLAKVENGRGLSDKDLRAEVDTFMFEGHDTTASGISWILYALATHREHQQRCREEIQSLLGDGASITWEHLDQMPYTTMCIKEALRLYPPVPGVGRELSKPITFPDGRSLPKGFLVLLSFYALHHNPNVWPNPEVFDPSRFAPGVSPQSHAFLPFSGGSRNCIGQHFAMNELKVAVALTLLRFELAPDPFRIPVPTPKIVLMSKNGIHLHLRKLL, encoded by the exons ATGAGTGTCTCTCTACTGAGCCTCACCAGACCCCTGGACACTGTGTCTGGGCTCCTGCAGCTGGCCTTCCTGCTaggcctggctctgctgctgctcAAGGCAGCACAGCTCTACCAGTGCAGGCAGTGGCTGCTCAAAGCTGTCCAGCAGTTCCCgtcccctccttcccactggCTCTTCGGTCACAAGCGGGAG TTGCAAAAAGAAGACGAGCTGCAGCTGCTACTGAAATGGATAGAGGACTTCCCATGTGCATTTTCTCGCTGGATAtggggcacagaggcagagatcatGATCTATGATCCTGACTACATGAAACTGATCCTGGGGCGATCTG ACCCAAAATCTGATGGCTCCTACAGACTCATGGCTCCCTGGATAG GGTATGGTTTGCTCCTGCTGAATGGAGAGACATGGTTCCAGCACCGGCAGATGCTGACCCCAGCCTTCCACTATGACATCCTGAAGCCCTACGTGAGACTCATGGCTGACTCTGTCCAAGTGATGCTG GACAAGTGGGAGGAACTCCTCACCCAGAACTCACATTTAGAGATCTTTGAACACGTCTCCTTGATGACCTTGGACACCATTATGAAGTGTGCCTTCAGCTACCAGGGCAACCACCAGGCAGACAG GAACTCCCAGTCCTACATTCAGGCCATTCGAGATCTGAACAACCTGGTGTTTGCCCGGATGAGGAATGTTTTCTACCAGAAAGACTTTTTCTACTGGCTGACCTCTGAAGGCCGCAGGAACCACAAGGCCTGCCAGCTTGCCCATCAACACACAG ACCGAGTGATCAAGCGGAGGAAGGCTCAgctacaggaggagggagagctggagaagatcaggaacaagaggCACTTGGACTTCCTGGACATCCTCCTCTTAGCCAAA GTGGAGAATGGGAGGGGCTTGTCTGACAAGGACCTCCGTGCAGAAGTGGACACATTCATGTTTGAGGGGCATGACACCACAGCCAGTGGCATCTCCTGGATCCTCTATGCTCTGGCCACACACCGCGAGCATCAGCAGAGGTGCCGGGAGGAGATCCAGAGCCTTCTGGGGGATGGTGCCTCCATCACCTG GGAGCACCTGGACCAGATGCCCTACACCACCATGTGCATCAAGGAGGCACTGCGACTGTATCCACCAGTTCCAGGTGTTGGCAGAGAGCTCAGCAAGCCCATCACCTTCCCTGATGGACGCTCTTTGCCCAAAG GATTCTTAGTCTTGCTCTCCTTTTATGCCCTTCACCACAATCCGAATGTGTGGCCAAACCCAGAG GTGTTTGACCCTTCCCGGTTTGCACCAGGTGTCTCTCCACAGAGCCATGCTTTCCTGCCCTTCTCAGGAGGATCAAG GAACTGCATCGGGCAGCACTTTGCCATGAACGAGTTGAAGGTGGCGGTGGCCCTGACCCTGCTCCGCTTTGAGCTGGCACCAGATCCCTTCAGAATCCCTGTCCCTACTCCAAAAATTGTGTTGATGTCCAAGAATGGGATCCACCTCCATCTCAGGAAGCTCCTCTAA
- the LOC112914960 gene encoding cytochrome P450 4A11-like isoform X4, whose product MSVSLLSLTRPLDTVSGLLQLAFLLGLALLLLKAAQLYQCRQWLLKAVQQFPSPPSHWLFGHKRELQKEDELQLLLKWIEDFPCAFSRWIWGTEAEIMIYDPDYMKLILGRSDPKSDGSYRLMAPWIGYGLLLLNGETWFQHRQMLTPAFHYDILKPYVRLMADSVQVMLDKWEELLTQNSHLEIFEHVSLMTLDTIMKCAFSYQGNHQADRNSQSYIQAIRDLNNLVFARMRNVFYQKDFFYWLTSEGRRNHKACQLAHQHTDRVIKRRKAQLQEEGELEKIRNKRHLDFLDILLLAKVENGRGLSDKDLRAEVDTFMFEGHDTTASGISWILYALATHREHQQRCREEIQSLLGDGASITWEHLDQMPYTTMCIKEALRLYPPVPGVGRELSKPITFPDGRSLPKGFLVLLSFYALHHNPNVWPNPEVSLHRAMLSCPSQEDQGTASGSTLP is encoded by the exons ATGAGTGTCTCTCTACTGAGCCTCACCAGACCCCTGGACACTGTGTCTGGGCTCCTGCAGCTGGCCTTCCTGCTaggcctggctctgctgctgctcAAGGCAGCACAGCTCTACCAGTGCAGGCAGTGGCTGCTCAAAGCTGTCCAGCAGTTCCCgtcccctccttcccactggCTCTTCGGTCACAAGCGGGAG TTGCAAAAAGAAGACGAGCTGCAGCTGCTACTGAAATGGATAGAGGACTTCCCATGTGCATTTTCTCGCTGGATAtggggcacagaggcagagatcatGATCTATGATCCTGACTACATGAAACTGATCCTGGGGCGATCTG ACCCAAAATCTGATGGCTCCTACAGACTCATGGCTCCCTGGATAG GGTATGGTTTGCTCCTGCTGAATGGAGAGACATGGTTCCAGCACCGGCAGATGCTGACCCCAGCCTTCCACTATGACATCCTGAAGCCCTACGTGAGACTCATGGCTGACTCTGTCCAAGTGATGCTG GACAAGTGGGAGGAACTCCTCACCCAGAACTCACATTTAGAGATCTTTGAACACGTCTCCTTGATGACCTTGGACACCATTATGAAGTGTGCCTTCAGCTACCAGGGCAACCACCAGGCAGACAG GAACTCCCAGTCCTACATTCAGGCCATTCGAGATCTGAACAACCTGGTGTTTGCCCGGATGAGGAATGTTTTCTACCAGAAAGACTTTTTCTACTGGCTGACCTCTGAAGGCCGCAGGAACCACAAGGCCTGCCAGCTTGCCCATCAACACACAG ACCGAGTGATCAAGCGGAGGAAGGCTCAgctacaggaggagggagagctggagaagatcaggaacaagaggCACTTGGACTTCCTGGACATCCTCCTCTTAGCCAAA GTGGAGAATGGGAGGGGCTTGTCTGACAAGGACCTCCGTGCAGAAGTGGACACATTCATGTTTGAGGGGCATGACACCACAGCCAGTGGCATCTCCTGGATCCTCTATGCTCTGGCCACACACCGCGAGCATCAGCAGAGGTGCCGGGAGGAGATCCAGAGCCTTCTGGGGGATGGTGCCTCCATCACCTG GGAGCACCTGGACCAGATGCCCTACACCACCATGTGCATCAAGGAGGCACTGCGACTGTATCCACCAGTTCCAGGTGTTGGCAGAGAGCTCAGCAAGCCCATCACCTTCCCTGATGGACGCTCTTTGCCCAAAG GATTCTTAGTCTTGCTCTCCTTTTATGCCCTTCACCACAATCCGAATGTGTGGCCAAACCCAGAG GTGTCTCTCCACAGAGCCATGCTTTCCTGCCCTTCTCAGGAGGATCAAG GAACTGCATCGGGCAGCACTTTGCCATGA